The following proteins come from a genomic window of Microtus ochrogaster isolate Prairie Vole_2 chromosome 7, MicOch1.0, whole genome shotgun sequence:
- the Zscan10 gene encoding zinc finger and SCAN domain-containing protein 10 isoform X3 has protein sequence MLAEPVPDALEQEQFGAVKLEEDDLPGEEDPRIIEVRPRPEVAHQLFRCFQYQEDMGPRASLGRLRELCNHWLRPALHTKKQILELLDFSFSAGKNAPADIVSEGQQSPSQVPSQSPKRELPLEETPALHPLNELPPSQPVPTRPAEPEEWRLAPSSNWPVSPEPQDPQESHPSQGPSWLEESSRDQELAAVLESLTFEDTSEKKAWPANPLGLTSRMPDQEELKAEEPKSTIWPVIILSESQAEGPGVIVEPPSQTAEQEASGTGWGGTPADSSEVVEAHQLQAHPGSQSQPSSRSFRCLWCGKTFGRSSILKLHVRIHTDERPHACHLCSHRFRQSSHLAKHLLTHSSEPAFRCAECDQGFQRRSNLMKHLLAHSQEQNPTPDPEGKTKVSEKAIVLCSHCGQTFQRRSSLKRHLRIHAKGKDQQSSEDPGSPSSRQESKPYVCSDCGKAFRRSEHLMSHKRVHTGERPFSCQVCGRCFTQSSQLISHQQVHTGEKPHACPQCNKRFVRRASLARHLLTHGGLRPYRCAQCGKSFSQMQDLTRHLLSHTGEKPCRCSECGERFSQSAHLARHQRIHTGEKPHACDTCGHRFRNSSNLARHRRSHTGERPYSCPTCGRSFRRNAHLQRHLITHTTSRQEMEEPQECPECGKSFSRSCNLLRHLMVHTGARPYSCALCGRGFSRNSHLLRHLRTHARETLY, from the exons ATGCTGGCAGAACCAGTCCCAGATGCTCTGGAACAAGAGCAGTTCGGAGCGGTGAAACTGGAGGAGGATGACTTGCCTGGCGAGGAGGATCCCAGAATAATAGAGGTCAGGCCTCGGCCAGAGGTGGCCCACCAGCTCTTCAGatgcttccagtaccaggaagaCATGGGGCCTCGGGCATCCCTGGGCCGGCTCCGGGAACTCTGCAACCACTGGCTGCGGCCGGCGCTGCACACCAAAAAGCAGATTCTGGAGctgctg GACTTTAGCTTCAGTGCCGGCAAGAATGCCCCtgcagacattgtctcagagggGCAGCAGAGCCCTTCCCAGGTCCCCAGCCAAAGCCCTAAAAGGGAGCTGCCCTTGGAAGAGACTCCAGCCCTGCACCCGTTGAACGAATTACCCCCATCTCAGCCAGTTCCCACCAGGCCTGCTGAACCTGAGGAGTGGAGACTTGCACCAAGTTCAaattggccagtgagcccagagccccaggacccacaagaaaGCC ACCCTTCTCAGGGCCCCTCATGGCTTGAGGAGAGTTCCAGAGACCAAGAGCTGGCAGCTGTGTTG GAGTCCCTTACCTTTGAGGACACCTCAGAGAAGAAAGCCTGGCCTGCAAACCCTCTTG GACTTACGAGCAGAATGCCTGACCAGGAGGAACTTAAAGCTGAAGAACCTAAATCTACTATCTGGCCTGTCATCATTTTATCCGAGTCCCAGGCAGAGGGCCCTGGAGTCATAGTAGAGCCCCCGTCCCAGACAGCAGAGCAGGAGGCAAGCGGTACTGGTTGGGGAGGGACCCCTGCTGACAGCAGTGaagttgtggag GCCCACCAGCTACAGGCCCACCCGGGCTCTCAATCTCAGCCAAGCTCTCGTTCCTTCCGATGTCTGTGGTGCGGAAAGACTTTTGGGCGCAGCTCCATCCTCAAGCTGCACgtgcgcatacacacagatgAGAGACCCCATGCCTGTCACCTCTGCAGCCACCGCTTCCGCCAGAGCTCACACCTGGCGAAGCACTTGCTAACGCATTCCTCGGAGCCTGCCTTCCGATGTGCTGAGTGTGACCAGGGCTTCCAGCGTCGCTCCAACCTCATGAAGCACCTGCTGGCACATTCCCAGGAACAAAATCCCACACCAGACCCAGAAGGCAAGACGAAAGTGTCAGAGAAGGCAATCGTCCTCTGTTCCCACTGCGGGCAGACCTTCCAACGGCGCTCTAGCTTAAAGCGTCACCTGCGGATTCACGCTAAGGGCAAGGATCAGCAGTCCTCGGAAGACCCCGGCAGCCCTAGCTCTCGCCAGGAGAGCAAGCCCTATGTGTGTAGTGACTGTGGCAAGGCCTTCCGACGAAGCGAGCACCTGATGAGCCACAAGCGAGTCCATACCGGCGAACGACCCTTTTCCTGCCAGGTCTGTGGTCGCTGCTTCACCCAAAGTTCCCAGCTGATCAGCCACCAGCAGGTGCACACAGGTGAGAAGCCTCACGCTTGTCCCCAGTGCAACAAACGCTTTGTGAGACGTGCAAGCCTTGCCCGCCATCTGTTGACCCACGGTGGCCTCCGGCCTTACCGCTGTGCCCAGTGTGGCAAAAGCTTCAGCCAAATGCAAGACCTGACTCGCCACCTGCTCAGCCACACAGGAGAGAAGCCCTGCCGATGCAGCGAGTGCGGAGAGAGGTTCAGCCAGAGTGCCCACCTGGCACGCCACCAACGCATCCACACCGGGGAGAAGCCCCACGCCTGTGACACCTGTGGTCACCGCTTCCGCAACAGCTCCAACTTGGCCCGCCACCGCCGCAGCCACACGGGCGAACGGCCCTATAGCTGCCCAACCTGCGGCCGCAGTTTCCGGCGCAATGCGCACCTGCAACGCCACCtgatcacacacaccacatccagGCAAGAGATGGAAGAGCCGCAGGAATGCCCGGAGTGTGGCAAGAGCTTCAGTCGCAGCTGCAACTTGCTGCGCCATCTGATGGTTCACACAGGTGCAAGGCCTTACTCCTGTGCTCTGTGTGGCCGTGGCTTCAGCCGCAATTCGCACCTACTACGCCACCTGCGAACCCATGCCCGGGAGACGCTGTACTAG
- the Zscan10 gene encoding zinc finger and SCAN domain-containing protein 10 isoform X2 has translation MLAEPVPDALEQEQFGAVKLEEDDLPGEEDPRIIEVRPRPEVAHQLFRCFQYQEDMGPRASLGRLRELCNHWLRPALHTKKQILELLVLEQFLSVLPPHVLSRLQGQPLRDGEEVVQLLEGVPKDSSHVGPLDFSFSAGKNAPADIVSEGQQSPSQVPSQSPKRELPLEETPALHPLNELPPSQPVPTRPAEPEEWRLAPSSNWPVSPEPQDPQESHPSQGPSWLEESSRDQELAAVLESLTFEDTSEKKAWPANPLGLTSRMPDQEELKAEEPKSTIWPVIILSESQAEGPGVIVEPPSQTAEQEASGTGWGGTPADSSEVVEAHQLQAHPGSQSQPSSRSFRCLWCGKTFGRSSILKLHVRIHTDERPHACHLCSHRFRQSSHLAKHLLTHSSEPAFRCAECDQGFQRRSNLMKHLLAHSQEQNPTPDPEGKTKVSEKAIVLCSHCGQTFQRRSSLKRHLRIHAKGKDQQSSEDPGSPSSRQESKPYVCSDCGKAFRRSEHLMSHKRVHTGERPFSCQVCGRCFTQSSQLISHQQVHTGEKPHACPQCNKRFVRRASLARHLLTHGGLRPYRCAQCGKSFSQMQDLTRHLLSHTGEKPCRCSECGERFSQSAHLARHQRIHTGEKPHACDTCGHRFRNSSNLARHRRSHTGERPYSCPTCGRSFRRNAHLQRHLITHTTSRQEMEEPQECPECGKSFSRSCNLLRHLMVHTGARPYSCALCGRGFSRNSHLLRHLRTHARETLY, from the exons ATGCTGGCAGAACCAGTCCCAGATGCTCTGGAACAAGAGCAGTTCGGAGCGGTGAAACTGGAGGAGGATGACTTGCCTGGCGAGGAGGATCCCAGAATAATAGAGGTCAGGCCTCGGCCAGAGGTGGCCCACCAGCTCTTCAGatgcttccagtaccaggaagaCATGGGGCCTCGGGCATCCCTGGGCCGGCTCCGGGAACTCTGCAACCACTGGCTGCGGCCGGCGCTGCACACCAAAAAGCAGATTCTGGAGctgctggtgctggagcagttccTGAGCGTCCTGCCCCCGCATGTGCTGAGCCGCCTGCAGGGCCAGCCActcagggatggagaggaggTGGTACAGCTGCTGGAGGGCGTGCCCAAAGACTCCAGCCACGTGGGGCCGCTG GACTTTAGCTTCAGTGCCGGCAAGAATGCCCCtgcagacattgtctcagagggGCAGCAGAGCCCTTCCCAGGTCCCCAGCCAAAGCCCTAAAAGGGAGCTGCCCTTGGAAGAGACTCCAGCCCTGCACCCGTTGAACGAATTACCCCCATCTCAGCCAGTTCCCACCAGGCCTGCTGAACCTGAGGAGTGGAGACTTGCACCAAGTTCAaattggccagtgagcccagagccccaggacccacaagaaaGCC ACCCTTCTCAGGGCCCCTCATGGCTTGAGGAGAGTTCCAGAGACCAAGAGCTGGCAGCTGTGTTG GAGTCCCTTACCTTTGAGGACACCTCAGAGAAGAAAGCCTGGCCTGCAAACCCTCTTG GACTTACGAGCAGAATGCCTGACCAGGAGGAACTTAAAGCTGAAGAACCTAAATCTACTATCTGGCCTGTCATCATTTTATCCGAGTCCCAGGCAGAGGGCCCTGGAGTCATAGTAGAGCCCCCGTCCCAGACAGCAGAGCAGGAGGCAAGCGGTACTGGTTGGGGAGGGACCCCTGCTGACAGCAGTGaagttgtggag GCCCACCAGCTACAGGCCCACCCGGGCTCTCAATCTCAGCCAAGCTCTCGTTCCTTCCGATGTCTGTGGTGCGGAAAGACTTTTGGGCGCAGCTCCATCCTCAAGCTGCACgtgcgcatacacacagatgAGAGACCCCATGCCTGTCACCTCTGCAGCCACCGCTTCCGCCAGAGCTCACACCTGGCGAAGCACTTGCTAACGCATTCCTCGGAGCCTGCCTTCCGATGTGCTGAGTGTGACCAGGGCTTCCAGCGTCGCTCCAACCTCATGAAGCACCTGCTGGCACATTCCCAGGAACAAAATCCCACACCAGACCCAGAAGGCAAGACGAAAGTGTCAGAGAAGGCAATCGTCCTCTGTTCCCACTGCGGGCAGACCTTCCAACGGCGCTCTAGCTTAAAGCGTCACCTGCGGATTCACGCTAAGGGCAAGGATCAGCAGTCCTCGGAAGACCCCGGCAGCCCTAGCTCTCGCCAGGAGAGCAAGCCCTATGTGTGTAGTGACTGTGGCAAGGCCTTCCGACGAAGCGAGCACCTGATGAGCCACAAGCGAGTCCATACCGGCGAACGACCCTTTTCCTGCCAGGTCTGTGGTCGCTGCTTCACCCAAAGTTCCCAGCTGATCAGCCACCAGCAGGTGCACACAGGTGAGAAGCCTCACGCTTGTCCCCAGTGCAACAAACGCTTTGTGAGACGTGCAAGCCTTGCCCGCCATCTGTTGACCCACGGTGGCCTCCGGCCTTACCGCTGTGCCCAGTGTGGCAAAAGCTTCAGCCAAATGCAAGACCTGACTCGCCACCTGCTCAGCCACACAGGAGAGAAGCCCTGCCGATGCAGCGAGTGCGGAGAGAGGTTCAGCCAGAGTGCCCACCTGGCACGCCACCAACGCATCCACACCGGGGAGAAGCCCCACGCCTGTGACACCTGTGGTCACCGCTTCCGCAACAGCTCCAACTTGGCCCGCCACCGCCGCAGCCACACGGGCGAACGGCCCTATAGCTGCCCAACCTGCGGCCGCAGTTTCCGGCGCAATGCGCACCTGCAACGCCACCtgatcacacacaccacatccagGCAAGAGATGGAAGAGCCGCAGGAATGCCCGGAGTGTGGCAAGAGCTTCAGTCGCAGCTGCAACTTGCTGCGCCATCTGATGGTTCACACAGGTGCAAGGCCTTACTCCTGTGCTCTGTGTGGCCGTGGCTTCAGCCGCAATTCGCACCTACTACGCCACCTGCGAACCCATGCCCGGGAGACGCTGTACTAG
- the Zscan10 gene encoding zinc finger and SCAN domain-containing protein 10 isoform X1, which yields MLAEPVPDALEQEQFGAVKLEEDDLPGEEDPRIIEVRPRPEVAHQLFRCFQYQEDMGPRASLGRLRELCNHWLRPALHTKKQILELLVLEQFLSVLPPHVLSRLQGQPLRDGEEVVQLLEGVPKDSSHVGPLDFSFSAGKNAPADIVSEGQQSPSQVPSQSPKRELPLEETPALHPLNELPPSQPVPTRPAEPEEWRLAPSSNWPVSPEPQDPQESHPSQGPSWLEESSRDQELAAVLESLTFEDTSEKKAWPANPLGLTSRMPDQEELKAEEPKSTIWPVIILSESQAEGPGVIVEPPSQTAEQEASGTGWGGTPADSSEVVEVRVGAPESETESQFICTECGVSFLQLSGLQAHQLQAHPGSQSQPSSRSFRCLWCGKTFGRSSILKLHVRIHTDERPHACHLCSHRFRQSSHLAKHLLTHSSEPAFRCAECDQGFQRRSNLMKHLLAHSQEQNPTPDPEGKTKVSEKAIVLCSHCGQTFQRRSSLKRHLRIHAKGKDQQSSEDPGSPSSRQESKPYVCSDCGKAFRRSEHLMSHKRVHTGERPFSCQVCGRCFTQSSQLISHQQVHTGEKPHACPQCNKRFVRRASLARHLLTHGGLRPYRCAQCGKSFSQMQDLTRHLLSHTGEKPCRCSECGERFSQSAHLARHQRIHTGEKPHACDTCGHRFRNSSNLARHRRSHTGERPYSCPTCGRSFRRNAHLQRHLITHTTSRQEMEEPQECPECGKSFSRSCNLLRHLMVHTGARPYSCALCGRGFSRNSHLLRHLRTHARETLY from the exons ATGCTGGCAGAACCAGTCCCAGATGCTCTGGAACAAGAGCAGTTCGGAGCGGTGAAACTGGAGGAGGATGACTTGCCTGGCGAGGAGGATCCCAGAATAATAGAGGTCAGGCCTCGGCCAGAGGTGGCCCACCAGCTCTTCAGatgcttccagtaccaggaagaCATGGGGCCTCGGGCATCCCTGGGCCGGCTCCGGGAACTCTGCAACCACTGGCTGCGGCCGGCGCTGCACACCAAAAAGCAGATTCTGGAGctgctggtgctggagcagttccTGAGCGTCCTGCCCCCGCATGTGCTGAGCCGCCTGCAGGGCCAGCCActcagggatggagaggaggTGGTACAGCTGCTGGAGGGCGTGCCCAAAGACTCCAGCCACGTGGGGCCGCTG GACTTTAGCTTCAGTGCCGGCAAGAATGCCCCtgcagacattgtctcagagggGCAGCAGAGCCCTTCCCAGGTCCCCAGCCAAAGCCCTAAAAGGGAGCTGCCCTTGGAAGAGACTCCAGCCCTGCACCCGTTGAACGAATTACCCCCATCTCAGCCAGTTCCCACCAGGCCTGCTGAACCTGAGGAGTGGAGACTTGCACCAAGTTCAaattggccagtgagcccagagccccaggacccacaagaaaGCC ACCCTTCTCAGGGCCCCTCATGGCTTGAGGAGAGTTCCAGAGACCAAGAGCTGGCAGCTGTGTTG GAGTCCCTTACCTTTGAGGACACCTCAGAGAAGAAAGCCTGGCCTGCAAACCCTCTTG GACTTACGAGCAGAATGCCTGACCAGGAGGAACTTAAAGCTGAAGAACCTAAATCTACTATCTGGCCTGTCATCATTTTATCCGAGTCCCAGGCAGAGGGCCCTGGAGTCATAGTAGAGCCCCCGTCCCAGACAGCAGAGCAGGAGGCAAGCGGTACTGGTTGGGGAGGGACCCCTGCTGACAGCAGTGaagttgtggaggtcagagtaggCGCCCCAGAGTCTGAGACAGAGTCGCAGTTTATCTGCACGGAGTGTGGAGTCAGCTTCCTGCAGCTGTCCGGCCTTCAGGCCCACCAGCTACAGGCCCACCCGGGCTCTCAATCTCAGCCAAGCTCTCGTTCCTTCCGATGTCTGTGGTGCGGAAAGACTTTTGGGCGCAGCTCCATCCTCAAGCTGCACgtgcgcatacacacagatgAGAGACCCCATGCCTGTCACCTCTGCAGCCACCGCTTCCGCCAGAGCTCACACCTGGCGAAGCACTTGCTAACGCATTCCTCGGAGCCTGCCTTCCGATGTGCTGAGTGTGACCAGGGCTTCCAGCGTCGCTCCAACCTCATGAAGCACCTGCTGGCACATTCCCAGGAACAAAATCCCACACCAGACCCAGAAGGCAAGACGAAAGTGTCAGAGAAGGCAATCGTCCTCTGTTCCCACTGCGGGCAGACCTTCCAACGGCGCTCTAGCTTAAAGCGTCACCTGCGGATTCACGCTAAGGGCAAGGATCAGCAGTCCTCGGAAGACCCCGGCAGCCCTAGCTCTCGCCAGGAGAGCAAGCCCTATGTGTGTAGTGACTGTGGCAAGGCCTTCCGACGAAGCGAGCACCTGATGAGCCACAAGCGAGTCCATACCGGCGAACGACCCTTTTCCTGCCAGGTCTGTGGTCGCTGCTTCACCCAAAGTTCCCAGCTGATCAGCCACCAGCAGGTGCACACAGGTGAGAAGCCTCACGCTTGTCCCCAGTGCAACAAACGCTTTGTGAGACGTGCAAGCCTTGCCCGCCATCTGTTGACCCACGGTGGCCTCCGGCCTTACCGCTGTGCCCAGTGTGGCAAAAGCTTCAGCCAAATGCAAGACCTGACTCGCCACCTGCTCAGCCACACAGGAGAGAAGCCCTGCCGATGCAGCGAGTGCGGAGAGAGGTTCAGCCAGAGTGCCCACCTGGCACGCCACCAACGCATCCACACCGGGGAGAAGCCCCACGCCTGTGACACCTGTGGTCACCGCTTCCGCAACAGCTCCAACTTGGCCCGCCACCGCCGCAGCCACACGGGCGAACGGCCCTATAGCTGCCCAACCTGCGGCCGCAGTTTCCGGCGCAATGCGCACCTGCAACGCCACCtgatcacacacaccacatccagGCAAGAGATGGAAGAGCCGCAGGAATGCCCGGAGTGTGGCAAGAGCTTCAGTCGCAGCTGCAACTTGCTGCGCCATCTGATGGTTCACACAGGTGCAAGGCCTTACTCCTGTGCTCTGTGTGGCCGTGGCTTCAGCCGCAATTCGCACCTACTACGCCACCTGCGAACCCATGCCCGGGAGACGCTGTACTAG
- the Zscan10 gene encoding zinc finger and SCAN domain-containing protein 10 isoform X4 — protein sequence MLAEPVPDALEQEQFGAVKLEEDDLPGEEDPRIIEVRPRPEVAHQLFRCFQYQEDMGPRASLGRLRELCNHWLRPALHTKKQILELLVLEQFLSVLPPHVLSRLQGQPLRDGEEVVQLLEGVPKDSSHVGPLESLTFEDTSEKKAWPANPLGLTSRMPDQEELKAEEPKSTIWPVIILSESQAEGPGVIVEPPSQTAEQEASGTGWGGTPADSSEVVEVRVGAPESETESQFICTECGVSFLQLSGLQAHQLQAHPGSQSQPSSRSFRCLWCGKTFGRSSILKLHVRIHTDERPHACHLCSHRFRQSSHLAKHLLTHSSEPAFRCAECDQGFQRRSNLMKHLLAHSQEQNPTPDPEGKTKVSEKAIVLCSHCGQTFQRRSSLKRHLRIHAKGKDQQSSEDPGSPSSRQESKPYVCSDCGKAFRRSEHLMSHKRVHTGERPFSCQVCGRCFTQSSQLISHQQVHTGEKPHACPQCNKRFVRRASLARHLLTHGGLRPYRCAQCGKSFSQMQDLTRHLLSHTGEKPCRCSECGERFSQSAHLARHQRIHTGEKPHACDTCGHRFRNSSNLARHRRSHTGERPYSCPTCGRSFRRNAHLQRHLITHTTSRQEMEEPQECPECGKSFSRSCNLLRHLMVHTGARPYSCALCGRGFSRNSHLLRHLRTHARETLY from the exons ATGCTGGCAGAACCAGTCCCAGATGCTCTGGAACAAGAGCAGTTCGGAGCGGTGAAACTGGAGGAGGATGACTTGCCTGGCGAGGAGGATCCCAGAATAATAGAGGTCAGGCCTCGGCCAGAGGTGGCCCACCAGCTCTTCAGatgcttccagtaccaggaagaCATGGGGCCTCGGGCATCCCTGGGCCGGCTCCGGGAACTCTGCAACCACTGGCTGCGGCCGGCGCTGCACACCAAAAAGCAGATTCTGGAGctgctggtgctggagcagttccTGAGCGTCCTGCCCCCGCATGTGCTGAGCCGCCTGCAGGGCCAGCCActcagggatggagaggaggTGGTACAGCTGCTGGAGGGCGTGCCCAAAGACTCCAGCCACGTGGGGCCGCTG GAGTCCCTTACCTTTGAGGACACCTCAGAGAAGAAAGCCTGGCCTGCAAACCCTCTTG GACTTACGAGCAGAATGCCTGACCAGGAGGAACTTAAAGCTGAAGAACCTAAATCTACTATCTGGCCTGTCATCATTTTATCCGAGTCCCAGGCAGAGGGCCCTGGAGTCATAGTAGAGCCCCCGTCCCAGACAGCAGAGCAGGAGGCAAGCGGTACTGGTTGGGGAGGGACCCCTGCTGACAGCAGTGaagttgtggaggtcagagtaggCGCCCCAGAGTCTGAGACAGAGTCGCAGTTTATCTGCACGGAGTGTGGAGTCAGCTTCCTGCAGCTGTCCGGCCTTCAGGCCCACCAGCTACAGGCCCACCCGGGCTCTCAATCTCAGCCAAGCTCTCGTTCCTTCCGATGTCTGTGGTGCGGAAAGACTTTTGGGCGCAGCTCCATCCTCAAGCTGCACgtgcgcatacacacagatgAGAGACCCCATGCCTGTCACCTCTGCAGCCACCGCTTCCGCCAGAGCTCACACCTGGCGAAGCACTTGCTAACGCATTCCTCGGAGCCTGCCTTCCGATGTGCTGAGTGTGACCAGGGCTTCCAGCGTCGCTCCAACCTCATGAAGCACCTGCTGGCACATTCCCAGGAACAAAATCCCACACCAGACCCAGAAGGCAAGACGAAAGTGTCAGAGAAGGCAATCGTCCTCTGTTCCCACTGCGGGCAGACCTTCCAACGGCGCTCTAGCTTAAAGCGTCACCTGCGGATTCACGCTAAGGGCAAGGATCAGCAGTCCTCGGAAGACCCCGGCAGCCCTAGCTCTCGCCAGGAGAGCAAGCCCTATGTGTGTAGTGACTGTGGCAAGGCCTTCCGACGAAGCGAGCACCTGATGAGCCACAAGCGAGTCCATACCGGCGAACGACCCTTTTCCTGCCAGGTCTGTGGTCGCTGCTTCACCCAAAGTTCCCAGCTGATCAGCCACCAGCAGGTGCACACAGGTGAGAAGCCTCACGCTTGTCCCCAGTGCAACAAACGCTTTGTGAGACGTGCAAGCCTTGCCCGCCATCTGTTGACCCACGGTGGCCTCCGGCCTTACCGCTGTGCCCAGTGTGGCAAAAGCTTCAGCCAAATGCAAGACCTGACTCGCCACCTGCTCAGCCACACAGGAGAGAAGCCCTGCCGATGCAGCGAGTGCGGAGAGAGGTTCAGCCAGAGTGCCCACCTGGCACGCCACCAACGCATCCACACCGGGGAGAAGCCCCACGCCTGTGACACCTGTGGTCACCGCTTCCGCAACAGCTCCAACTTGGCCCGCCACCGCCGCAGCCACACGGGCGAACGGCCCTATAGCTGCCCAACCTGCGGCCGCAGTTTCCGGCGCAATGCGCACCTGCAACGCCACCtgatcacacacaccacatccagGCAAGAGATGGAAGAGCCGCAGGAATGCCCGGAGTGTGGCAAGAGCTTCAGTCGCAGCTGCAACTTGCTGCGCCATCTGATGGTTCACACAGGTGCAAGGCCTTACTCCTGTGCTCTGTGTGGCCGTGGCTTCAGCCGCAATTCGCACCTACTACGCCACCTGCGAACCCATGCCCGGGAGACGCTGTACTAG
- the Zscan10 gene encoding zinc finger and SCAN domain-containing protein 10 isoform X5 produces the protein MLPVPGRHGASGIPGPAPGTLQPLAAAGAAHQKADSGAAGAGAVPERPAPACAEPPAGPATQGWRGGGTAAGGRAQRLQPRGAADPSQGPSWLEESSRDQELAAVLESLTFEDTSEKKAWPANPLGLTSRMPDQEELKAEEPKSTIWPVIILSESQAEGPGVIVEPPSQTAEQEASGTGWGGTPADSSEVVEVRVGAPESETESQFICTECGVSFLQLSGLQAHQLQAHPGSQSQPSSRSFRCLWCGKTFGRSSILKLHVRIHTDERPHACHLCSHRFRQSSHLAKHLLTHSSEPAFRCAECDQGFQRRSNLMKHLLAHSQEQNPTPDPEGKTKVSEKAIVLCSHCGQTFQRRSSLKRHLRIHAKGKDQQSSEDPGSPSSRQESKPYVCSDCGKAFRRSEHLMSHKRVHTGERPFSCQVCGRCFTQSSQLISHQQVHTGEKPHACPQCNKRFVRRASLARHLLTHGGLRPYRCAQCGKSFSQMQDLTRHLLSHTGEKPCRCSECGERFSQSAHLARHQRIHTGEKPHACDTCGHRFRNSSNLARHRRSHTGERPYSCPTCGRSFRRNAHLQRHLITHTTSRQEMEEPQECPECGKSFSRSCNLLRHLMVHTGARPYSCALCGRGFSRNSHLLRHLRTHARETLY, from the exons atgcttccagtaccaggaagaCATGGGGCCTCGGGCATCCCTGGGCCGGCTCCGGGAACTCTGCAACCACTGGCTGCGGCCGGCGCTGCACACCAAAAAGCAGATTCTGGAGctgctggtgctggagcagttccTGAGCGTCCTGCCCCCGCATGTGCTGAGCCGCCTGCAGGGCCAGCCActcagggatggagaggaggTGGTACAGCTGCTGGAGGGCGTGCCCAAAGACTCCAGCCACGTGGGGCCGCTG ACCCTTCTCAGGGCCCCTCATGGCTTGAGGAGAGTTCCAGAGACCAAGAGCTGGCAGCTGTGTTG GAGTCCCTTACCTTTGAGGACACCTCAGAGAAGAAAGCCTGGCCTGCAAACCCTCTTG GACTTACGAGCAGAATGCCTGACCAGGAGGAACTTAAAGCTGAAGAACCTAAATCTACTATCTGGCCTGTCATCATTTTATCCGAGTCCCAGGCAGAGGGCCCTGGAGTCATAGTAGAGCCCCCGTCCCAGACAGCAGAGCAGGAGGCAAGCGGTACTGGTTGGGGAGGGACCCCTGCTGACAGCAGTGaagttgtggaggtcagagtaggCGCCCCAGAGTCTGAGACAGAGTCGCAGTTTATCTGCACGGAGTGTGGAGTCAGCTTCCTGCAGCTGTCCGGCCTTCAGGCCCACCAGCTACAGGCCCACCCGGGCTCTCAATCTCAGCCAAGCTCTCGTTCCTTCCGATGTCTGTGGTGCGGAAAGACTTTTGGGCGCAGCTCCATCCTCAAGCTGCACgtgcgcatacacacagatgAGAGACCCCATGCCTGTCACCTCTGCAGCCACCGCTTCCGCCAGAGCTCACACCTGGCGAAGCACTTGCTAACGCATTCCTCGGAGCCTGCCTTCCGATGTGCTGAGTGTGACCAGGGCTTCCAGCGTCGCTCCAACCTCATGAAGCACCTGCTGGCACATTCCCAGGAACAAAATCCCACACCAGACCCAGAAGGCAAGACGAAAGTGTCAGAGAAGGCAATCGTCCTCTGTTCCCACTGCGGGCAGACCTTCCAACGGCGCTCTAGCTTAAAGCGTCACCTGCGGATTCACGCTAAGGGCAAGGATCAGCAGTCCTCGGAAGACCCCGGCAGCCCTAGCTCTCGCCAGGAGAGCAAGCCCTATGTGTGTAGTGACTGTGGCAAGGCCTTCCGACGAAGCGAGCACCTGATGAGCCACAAGCGAGTCCATACCGGCGAACGACCCTTTTCCTGCCAGGTCTGTGGTCGCTGCTTCACCCAAAGTTCCCAGCTGATCAGCCACCAGCAGGTGCACACAGGTGAGAAGCCTCACGCTTGTCCCCAGTGCAACAAACGCTTTGTGAGACGTGCAAGCCTTGCCCGCCATCTGTTGACCCACGGTGGCCTCCGGCCTTACCGCTGTGCCCAGTGTGGCAAAAGCTTCAGCCAAATGCAAGACCTGACTCGCCACCTGCTCAGCCACACAGGAGAGAAGCCCTGCCGATGCAGCGAGTGCGGAGAGAGGTTCAGCCAGAGTGCCCACCTGGCACGCCACCAACGCATCCACACCGGGGAGAAGCCCCACGCCTGTGACACCTGTGGTCACCGCTTCCGCAACAGCTCCAACTTGGCCCGCCACCGCCGCAGCCACACGGGCGAACGGCCCTATAGCTGCCCAACCTGCGGCCGCAGTTTCCGGCGCAATGCGCACCTGCAACGCCACCtgatcacacacaccacatccagGCAAGAGATGGAAGAGCCGCAGGAATGCCCGGAGTGTGGCAAGAGCTTCAGTCGCAGCTGCAACTTGCTGCGCCATCTGATGGTTCACACAGGTGCAAGGCCTTACTCCTGTGCTCTGTGTGGCCGTGGCTTCAGCCGCAATTCGCACCTACTACGCCACCTGCGAACCCATGCCCGGGAGACGCTGTACTAG